In Chloroflexota bacterium, a single window of DNA contains:
- a CDS encoding ATP-dependent Clp protease proteolytic subunit, protein MPVKPIVIKFFAPVIDVTINALMNAIDEKIKQGAREFILLISSPGGTVFHGLSAYNYLKGMPVTLTTHNFGSVDSIGVVLYCGGSRRLSVPQARFLLHGVNANFQNESFEEKQLEERLKGLRIDIENIAKVIAANTGKTVQEVTDAMLERTTLNPDEAQAWGLVHEIKSELFELGSEVISIQFQQQPSR, encoded by the coding sequence ATGCCCGTTAAGCCAATCGTCATTAAGTTCTTCGCCCCAGTGATAGACGTGACCATTAACGCGCTGATGAACGCTATTGACGAAAAGATAAAGCAAGGTGCTAGAGAGTTCATTCTCCTCATTTCATCACCGGGAGGCACTGTCTTTCACGGCCTGAGTGCTTATAACTACTTGAAAGGAATGCCAGTAACCTTGACCACACACAATTTTGGAAGCGTAGATTCTATTGGCGTTGTTCTTTACTGTGGTGGCAGCAGACGGTTGTCCGTTCCACAAGCAAGATTCCTACTCCACGGTGTGAATGCTAACTTCCAGAACGAAAGTTTTGAAGAGAAGCAGCTCGAAGAAAGGCTTAAGGGACTAAGAATAGACATCGAGAATATTGCTAAGGTAATTGCTGCAAATACTGGCAAGACGGTTCAAGAAGTTACCGACGCAATGCTTGAAAGGACCACCCTCAACCCTGACGAAGCACAAGCATGGGGGTTGGTACATGAAATCAAGTCCGAGTTATTTGAGCTTGGCTCTGAGGTCATTTCTATCCAGTTTCAGCAACAGCCAAGTAGGTAA
- the raiA gene encoding ribosome-associated translation inhibitor RaiA, with the protein MQIVVKGKNIDVNETLRSYVEKKASKLARYLDHIMDVTAELSEEKTKSSGDRYVIQMLLTTNNTVLRAEEKAGDIYTAVDAVLNVMQRQLVRHKEKLYSRAKTSVAKAVAAEVESAILEEALQEEKPHVVKIKRFLMKPMAVEEAAAEMEALGHDFFVFLNAATEQINVLYRRRDGNYGLIEPELI; encoded by the coding sequence ATGCAAATCGTAGTGAAAGGTAAGAATATCGACGTAAATGAGACCTTGCGCTCTTATGTAGAAAAGAAGGCCAGCAAATTAGCTCGTTACCTGGATCACATTATGGATGTCACAGCAGAGCTATCGGAAGAGAAGACGAAAAGCAGTGGGGACCGCTACGTTATTCAGATGTTGCTTACAACTAATAACACTGTGTTGCGCGCTGAGGAGAAGGCCGGGGACATCTATACCGCCGTTGATGCCGTTCTCAATGTGATGCAGCGGCAGCTCGTGCGGCATAAGGAGAAATTATATAGCCGGGCGAAGACATCGGTGGCTAAAGCTGTAGCTGCCGAGGTCGAATCGGCTATTCTAGAGGAGGCACTTCAAGAGGAGAAACCCCACGTGGTCAAGATCAAGCGGTTCCTTATGAAACCGATGGCGGTGGAAGAGGCCGCAGCGGAGATGGAGGCCCTTGGCCACGACTTCTTCGTTTTCCTGAACGCCGCTACAGAGCAAATCAACGTCCTCTATCGCCGCCGGGATGGCAATTACGGCCTGATTGAGCCAGAGTTGATCTGA
- the rsmI gene encoding 16S rRNA (cytidine(1402)-2'-O)-methyltransferase, producing MGILYLVGTPIGNLEDISLRALRILREVSLVAAEDTRQTKKLFARYHISTPLISYHEHNKRSRLPYLCTRLEEKDIALVSEAGMPGISDPGYELVCAAIERGFAVVPIPGASALLAALAASGLPTDQFAYVGYLPRRQSDRRRLLTTLREEPRTIVAFESPHRLLRSLQDALEVLGERPIAVARELTKVHEEIWRGSIEQAIAYFTEKPPLGEFTLVIAGVERRRPPVDRETIKEQLLALMDEGMSGKEAVSQIAAATGVSKREIYKILTEVSASLDEDRLDRP from the coding sequence ATGGGAATTCTCTATCTGGTAGGGACACCGATTGGCAACCTGGAAGACATCTCCTTACGTGCTCTGCGCATCCTGAGAGAGGTGTCCCTCGTCGCCGCCGAGGACACGCGCCAGACTAAGAAACTGTTCGCCCGTTATCATATCTCGACACCGCTGATCAGCTACCATGAGCATAACAAGCGCAGCAGATTGCCCTACCTTTGCACCCGACTGGAGGAAAAGGATATTGCCCTCGTCTCAGAGGCGGGAATGCCCGGCATTTCAGACCCCGGCTACGAGCTGGTGTGCGCCGCCATCGAGCGTGGCTTCGCCGTTGTACCCATCCCCGGGGCGTCGGCCCTCCTGGCGGCCCTGGCCGCCTCCGGGTTGCCTACCGACCAGTTCGCTTATGTTGGCTACCTACCACGCCGACAAAGCGATAGGCGGAGGCTTCTCACCACTCTTCGAGAGGAACCGCGCACCATCGTCGCCTTTGAGTCACCACATCGGCTCTTGCGTTCGCTGCAGGATGCCCTGGAGGTTTTGGGCGAGCGCCCCATCGCTGTGGCCCGGGAACTGACGAAGGTCCATGAGGAGATATGGCGGGGATCCATCGAACAGGCCATCGCCTATTTTACGGAGAAACCACCTTTGGGAGAATTTACCCTGGTGATCGCCGGGGTAGAGCGGCGGCGTCCGCCCGTTGATCGAGAGACGATCAAGGAGCAGCTACTGGCCTTGATGGACGAGGGGATGAGTGGCAAGGAGGCTGTATCCCAAATAGCCGCGGCGACCGGCGTATCTAAAAGGGAGATATATAAAATATTGACAGAGGTGTCAGCCAGTCTTGATGAGGACCGGTTGGATCGACCCTGA